In Diabrotica undecimpunctata isolate CICGRU unplaced genomic scaffold, icDiaUnde3 ctg00000702.1, whole genome shotgun sequence, the genomic window GTTGTAAACTTTGGGTTTGGAGCATAGGTATTGTTAGGCCCATATAGATATTGTATTGCGGTTATATCATCATTATGTAGACCACTAATCTTATGCTGATACATACTATACATGACAGCACTTTGTGTTCCACTATGACCGATTCCAAGAGCATGCCCAATTTCATGAACCAGTACCATAAGAAAACTTATACGGCCTTCAGGTATAGAGTCGTTTCCAAAATGCCAGGGCTTCGTTATATCTAAATGTATCTCTGTACAGGTGTCTGCGGGATGAGGAAAGTATGAATGTCCTAAAGCAGCACCTCCAACAAATCTAGTAGGACATTCGTAATCTCCCATACAATTTGCTCTAAAATTATGAGTTCCCCTCATCATAGTTATGGTTATATCTGGTGGCTCTAGCGTAGGATTTGTAACCATTGTGAATGTTAAGGTTGAAACATTTTGCCACGTCTGAAATGCCATTTCTGCGTCTTTTTGGGCCTTGGGCGTTCTTTGAGGAAAATACCATCGCAGGTGTTGTTTGTGCCATGGAGAAGCCACTATAAATTCGTTATCACTGTGTTGACAACGCGGACGACGCATCAATTTGATTGTTGCATTATTAAGCAAACCATCCACTGGTAAATTATACTTTTCTTGAAAGTTAATTATCAAAGTAGAGAAATCTGTACTATTATCGATCTGTTCATATTGATTTAGATAGGCAATAGCGTCTTTTTCCGAGAAATCATTGCAAAACACGCTTGCGAACGTTAGCATAAAAACTAATACGTCTATTCCCTTCAACATCGTGGCtgcgaataattttaaaatattaagtagCATGTATATACCCGGTTACTAGTATCTATTTGTTTTCAACAACGTTTTAGTCAGTAAGGTACTAGGGACATCTAGTTACTGTACTTTGTActttaaacaaagaataaaaatattacaatatattttaCTATTTTCTACTTTATATTGTTATATGGTACTAGATTATGTTCATCTTAAATTGGCTTAGTCATATAGACGCGAATATACCAAATGTGTATGCATTCAACGATGAATCACCGGTTGGACATTTCCTTTTAACACATCTCccacgatatatagccggaaacacgtgcaCTTTGGAATTCTAgttaatgtgagataaaatatattcacacGAATGCCGGAAACAGGTGCACATTCCGGTCTAGTTAATAATTAAGccccggcatgtgatgcataaatgaatagtcttacgaaatattgcgcaacatggTTTAAGCGTGAGTTACGTCATAACAGCCTGTctatttaatgaacgaatacGTTTTGTACTACCAGTCTGCAGTCAACATTGC contains:
- the LOC140431425 gene encoding hatching enzyme-like; its protein translation is MLKGIDVLVFMLTFASVFCNDFSEKDAIAYLNQYEQIDNSTDFSTLIINFQEKYNLPVDGLLNNATIKLMRRPRCQHSDNEFIVASPWHKQHLRWYFPQRTPKAQKDAEMAFQTWQNVSTLTFTMVTNPTLEPPDITITMMRGTHNFRANCMGDYECPTRFVGGAALGHSYFPHPADTCTEIHLDITKPWHFGNDSIPEGRISFLMVLVHEIGHALGIGHSGTQSAVMYSMYQHKISGLHNDDITAIQYLYGPNNTYAPNPKFTTTSSTTRKQPTRSRYTTVHTPTTTSSTTSRPTTTSSTRPRPSKQPKNLCDIVPDFMFLATAPEFSNYRLYIARDKFIWKLDLNEMIIPSQPELLADYVPAELRQYTLQHIFQTTAGDLVTIVPPNKYFSASFPSIQYIDNFTLNIPKKAHINAIFQSNSGQSYTFYNNMSYIEFSNDFTSEVRRGWIKDIFPGIPEDISLALRWIDGHIYFFRQNTYYKFNEFTRKVVAAEQFNWNLFGVPCPNENILQQLKTLISKLVSVYN